In one Candidatus Scalindua japonica genomic region, the following are encoded:
- a CDS encoding enoyl-CoA hydratase/isomerase: MSGYHFKTLGIEETAGCVTVTIDRSEHNNSINILLLNEINLLFDNVELNPDVRLVILKGNNQVFCTGMDFDEVVKIDHNNRDEVEKYASSYFSLLERFTRTCKIIVSIIDGKATAGGIGFVAASDYAIATERASFSLSETLFGLLPACVIPFLIRRTGFQKAYLMTLTTQNINAEKAYSSGLIDELTNTPDESVRLFLLRVNRIKAETVVDLKEYFKRMWIINEQVKKDAVNQITELLCKHDNMEKIKAFVEKGQFPWE, from the coding sequence ATGAGTGGATATCATTTTAAAACTTTAGGGATTGAAGAAACTGCAGGATGTGTTACCGTTACTATTGACAGGTCTGAACATAATAACAGTATAAATATACTGCTCCTGAATGAGATAAATTTACTGTTTGATAATGTTGAACTCAATCCCGATGTTCGCCTGGTTATCCTGAAGGGCAATAATCAGGTTTTCTGTACGGGAATGGATTTTGATGAGGTTGTAAAGATAGACCACAACAATAGAGATGAAGTAGAAAAGTATGCCAGTTCTTATTTTAGTCTTCTAGAGAGATTTACCCGAACTTGTAAAATTATTGTTTCAATAATAGACGGAAAGGCTACCGCAGGAGGCATTGGTTTCGTAGCAGCAAGTGATTATGCCATTGCAACCGAAAGAGCTTCTTTCAGTTTATCAGAGACCCTGTTCGGACTTTTGCCTGCCTGCGTTATCCCTTTTCTCATCCGCCGAACTGGTTTCCAGAAGGCATATTTAATGACATTAACCACACAAAATATTAATGCGGAAAAGGCCTATTCATCAGGCTTAATCGATGAATTAACCAATACGCCTGATGAATCTGTACGATTGTTTTTACTGAGAGTTAACAGGATAAAGGCAGAAACAGTTGTTGATCTGAAAGAATATTTCAAAAGGATGTGGATAATAAATGAGCAGGTGAAGAAGGACGCGGTCAATCAAATCACAGAATTATTATGCAAGCATGATAACATGGAGAAAATCAAAGCCTTTGTTGAAAAAGGTCAGTTTCCATGGGAATAA
- a CDS encoding Crp/Fnr family transcriptional regulator: protein MQLKQYFKKKRGKLQQNVPEEFSSPEPDSGSGEAIEIVVKSLDIFQRLNKKQIKVLSSLLIRRTCSKGEIIIKKGSIGLGMFIITSGQMEVYEERHTANVRLAIIKANECVGEMSLVDEQPRSANVKALDDCEYLLLTRDSFNGLVKREPEILWGIVPIIVKRLQKSSRMVVDLSQTTNSDQSYTINSTSYGNTGNNNEPEVENHKPHELTQKTEDSFKEGKETVTEDVPDEKEDDLFSSIMQLSAASLMSFSTIHLLGVQEMFRLAIGKGPMKERISKSEEIVSSATTSLKENMSGKNQKLFDSFWDFMDSLTSIFKL from the coding sequence ATGCAATTAAAACAATATTTCAAAAAAAAAAGGGGCAAACTTCAGCAGAATGTTCCTGAGGAATTCAGTTCACCGGAACCTGACAGTGGCAGTGGAGAAGCTATTGAAATAGTAGTAAAGAGTTTAGACATCTTTCAACGGCTGAATAAAAAACAGATAAAGGTGTTATCGTCCCTTCTTATTCGCCGCACCTGCTCAAAAGGTGAAATTATCATCAAAAAAGGGAGTATCGGTCTTGGAATGTTTATAATTACTTCCGGCCAGATGGAGGTTTATGAAGAGCGACATACTGCAAATGTGCGGTTGGCTATTATAAAAGCAAATGAGTGTGTCGGCGAAATGTCTCTTGTAGATGAACAGCCCAGGTCTGCAAATGTCAAGGCTCTAGATGATTGCGAATATCTTCTTTTGACACGAGACAGTTTTAATGGCCTTGTAAAACGTGAACCGGAAATTCTATGGGGGATTGTTCCTATTATTGTAAAACGCTTACAAAAATCCTCCAGGATGGTTGTTGATTTATCACAGACCACAAATTCAGATCAAAGTTATACCATTAACAGTACATCATATGGTAACACCGGAAATAATAATGAGCCTGAAGTTGAAAATCATAAGCCTCATGAATTAACACAAAAAACAGAGGATTCATTTAAAGAAGGAAAGGAGACAGTCACAGAAGACGTTCCTGACGAAAAAGAAGATGATCTGTTTTCATCTATCATGCAATTATCTGCCGCATCCCTTATGTCATTTTCAACAATTCATTTACTGGGTGTTCAGGAAATGTTTCGTCTGGCGATAGGGAAAGGCCCGATGAAAGAGAGGATCAGTAAAAGTGAGGAAATAGTAAGTTCGGCAACTACGAGTTTAAAAGAAAACATGAGCGGAAAAAATCAGAAACTGTTCGATTCATTTTGGGATTTTATGGATTCTTTGACTTCTATTTTCAAACTGTAA